The Flavobacterium sp. 123 genome contains a region encoding:
- a CDS encoding metallophosphoesterase, whose protein sequence is MRTFVIGDIHGGLRAIHQIMERAKVTTEDILIFLGDYVDGWSQSPQVIDYLIALNSTNNCHFIRGNHDELLLHWLNDNKDNVLWYKHGGEATVLAYETVSLEIKQRHIEFLQSLKDHYLDDKNRLFIHAGFTNMNGIDFEYFPKLFYWDRTLWETALALDKTMKRNHPMYPKRLTLYDEVYIGHTPVTRIGETKPVVMANVWNVDTGAAFKGPLTIMDVDTKEFWQSEPLDFLYPNEKGRN, encoded by the coding sequence ATGAGAACATTCGTCATAGGCGACATACATGGAGGATTAAGAGCCATACACCAAATTATGGAACGCGCAAAAGTCACTACAGAAGATATCTTAATTTTTCTAGGCGATTATGTAGATGGCTGGAGTCAATCTCCTCAGGTTATCGATTATTTAATAGCATTGAATTCTACAAATAATTGTCACTTTATCAGAGGAAATCACGATGAATTATTACTTCATTGGCTTAACGACAACAAGGATAATGTTTTATGGTACAAACATGGAGGTGAAGCAACTGTTTTAGCATATGAAACGGTTAGTTTAGAAATAAAACAAAGACATATTGAATTTCTTCAATCACTTAAAGACCATTATTTAGACGATAAAAACCGTTTGTTTATTCATGCTGGTTTTACCAATATGAACGGCATCGATTTTGAATATTTTCCAAAACTTTTCTATTGGGACCGAACATTATGGGAAACCGCTTTAGCATTGGACAAAACCATGAAACGAAATCATCCAATGTATCCCAAAAGACTTACCTTATATGATGAAGTATATATAGGTCATACTCCCGTTACTAGAATTGGTGAAACCAAGCCTGTTGTTATGGCTAATGTTTGGAATGTAGATACTGGAGCTGCCTTTAAAGGACCGCTTACAATTATGGATGTTGACACGAAAGAATTTTGGCAAAGTGAACCTTTAGATTTTTTATATCCAAATGAAA